A stretch of DNA from Pseudonocardia hierapolitana:
TCGCCACACGCTTACGACAAATCGAGAACCCTTGGTCGCCACGACCCAAGTCGCATAGTTGCCGACGGAGACAAGTGCCAAACCAAGTATGAAATTGAGCTCGAGCTCAGATTGGGAACGGCGCGGAGCCAGCGCGCATTCGTCAGATGCTCGTGCTCAGTCAGGCCGGGTGCGGCGCACCCGCGTGTGGAACGCGGCATCCTCGGCGTCCAGATCGGCCTTGGCGGTCTCCCGCGCGATGACGACGCACATGATAGTGATCGCGAGGACGACCACGGCGTACAGCGACACGACCAGCGACGTGTCGTACCTGCTCAGCAGGGCTGTCGCGATGATGGGGGCGAGCGCGCCACCGATCACACCTGCCAGCTGGTAGCCCATGGACGCGCCGCTATAGCGCACCTGGGTCGGGAACATCTCGGCGATGAACGACGCCTGCGGCCCGTACATTGCGGCGTGCAGCAGCAGCGCCACCACCGCGGCGAGGACGATCAGCGCGAAGCTGCCGGTGTCGAGCAGCGCGAAGAACGCGAACGTCCAGGCGGCGGCGCCGATCGCCCCGGCCAGGTAGACGGGGCGGCGTCCGATCCGGTCGGACAGCGCCCCGAACAGCGGGATGAACACCACCTGGAACGTCGCAGCGATCAGCACGGCATTGAGCGCGTAGCTCTGCGGCAGGCCGAGGTAGGTCACAATGTAGGTGGTGATGAACAGGACGAACAAGTAGAACACCACGTCCACGCCGACCCGCGCACCGATGGCCAGCAGAACCTGCCGCGGGTAGCTGCGCAGCACGTCGACGATCGGGGCCCGCGCCTTCTCCTGCTTCGCCTCGACCTGCTCGAACGCGGGACTCTCCGCGATCGTCAACCGGATCCACAGCCCTACCAGCACGAGCACCCCGCTGAGCAGGAACGGGACCCGCCACCCCCAGGCCAGGAAGGCCTCGTCCGAGCTGACCGCCGCCATCAGCGAGAGCATGCCGTTGGCGAGCAGCAGCCCGATCGGCACGCCGACCTGCGGCCAGCTCGCGTTGAGGCCGCGCTTGCTGCGATCGCCAGACTCGAGCGTCATCAGGACGGCGCCGCCCCACTCGCCGCCGAGCCCGAGCCCCTGCAGGAAGCGCAGGAGGACGAGCAGGATCGGCGCCCACACCCCGATCGTGGCGTAGGTGGGCATCAGCCCGATCAGGAACGTCGCGATGCCCATCAGCAGGAGCGTGGCGACCAGGACGTTCTTGCGCCCCACCTTGTCGCCGTAGTGCCCGAAGACGATCCCGCCCAGCGGCCGTGCCACGAACCCAACGGCGAACGTCGTGAAGGCCAGCAGGGTGCCGACGAGCGGGTCGAAGGTCGGGAAGAACAGCTGGTTGAACACCAGCGCGGCGGCGGTGCCGTAGATGAAGAAGTCGTACCACTCGAGGGAGGTGCCCACCAGGCTCGCGACGACCACCCGACGCACCGACGACGGCTGCCGCACTCCCCGACCGACAGACGATGCTGACATCGGAACTCCTCCGTCCCGTGACCAGATGGTGGAGGTGGTGTTCCCCGATCGCGGGCGCGTTAGTTGTACATGACCTGGGATGTGATTGATGATCATGCAGCGAGTCGGGTCGCTGGGGTCGGCCGCCGAGGGTGGTGTGGGCGCTCGAGTTTGTAGCCTTGCACCCACCTGCGCAGGGCGGTGAGCCGGGCGGTGCTGGACAGCGGGATTAGCCGGCCTCGGCGGCGTTTGGCGAGCAGCAGCGACAACAGCTTGGTGGTGCCAGTGACGGTGGAGTCGGCGGAGCTGTGCTGCGCAGCTCGGCGTAGCCTCGCTCAGTCGCCGCGGCGCACGTCGTCCTCGCCCAGCGCGGCGACGAATGCTTCCGCCAGCGCTCGCCACTGCGCGAACGGCACCTCCGACCCTCGGCCACAGCGTCCCCGCACTCCTCGATGGGCCAGTCCTGCCGCAGCACCGGCACGTGCTCTGGTCCGTCGGACGACCAGTAGGCGACGTGCGACCCGCGCCGGTTCTCGATGTCACGCAGGATGCGCCCGCCGCCCGGGTGACCAGGCCCCGTTCGCCTCGGTGGTGGAGGCGGGGGGCCGCTCGGGCTGACAGGCGCAGGCGGGCCGGCACTGCACCGAACATCCCGCACCGCCGGGCATGATCTCGCCCTCGAAAAGACCTGTCCGCGGTATCCCCCGCTCGGCTCAACCACACCGTGCTGTTCGTGGCCGATCCCACGCGCTTGGCCGCTTTCACCGAGAGGCCCTGGGCACGGGCCGGTCGCCCGTGCGGCGCCCCTGGGCTCACTCCACGCGCTGTCCACGCCAATACGGGCGACCGAACGGTCAGCGTTGACCACGGACGCCTCAGTCAGCAGACGCGCGCTCCTGGGCACGGCCGCCGCGGCGAGCGTGTGCGCCGCTGTCACCAGTTGTGCCTCGCACTCCGCCGGCCCGGCCCGAGCAGGAGCCAGCGGGAGTGTGCCAGGCCTGAGCCCACGAGATCAACATCAGGAACAGCGAGCAAGGCGCCCCCGTCGACTACGCCCGACTGGCCGACGTCCACGACGTGCTCCCCCCCTTCGGAAGTCGGTGCGACCCCTGAGCTGACAGCCCCGGACATGCATCCGTTTCCGAGGACGACCGGACCAGAGTCTCGTCCGTCCTCGTGCCCCACGGCCCGGTCTTTCCCTCCTTCGGCTATCGGTTCGACACCGACGACGGCTCCATCACCTTCTCAGGGGACACAGCGCGCTCCACGAACGTCGCACGCCTTGCGGCCGGTACCGACGTCCTGGTCCACGGAGCCATCAACGTCGACTACTACGCGAAGGCGGTCGGCGAAGCAGGCTCGATTGAACACATGAAAAGCCGATACGACGCCCGACGACGTCGGCCGGGTCGCTTCCGATGCGTCTGCGAAGCCGGTCGTGCTGAGCCATATCGGCCCGGGCGACCCGTTTTTCGACGGGCCTCGGTTCGCCGGACTGACCGTTGGGCCGGCCGCTCCCGGTGTTTCGTGGGGCAGTTCCTCGAGGAACAGCCGGATCACGGCCACCAGGACGCGGACGGACGAAACCCCGAGGCCGTCCGCGGCCCCGGTCGCGTGGCCACCGCGACCACTCCAATGCGGGAGTCACTACGACCTACGTCGCGCGAACGGACCGTGCGGGGCGATCACGACCGCGGCGACGGGGTTGGCGTGCAGATTCCGCAGAGTGGCGCCTGTGTTCTCGAGGGCCCGGACCAGGGTGAACGGATCGAGTTCGGCGTAGAACGCACCCGCGTTCCACATCCCCTCGCCGGCGGTGGCGAGGACCGCCTGGCGCACCCGATCGCGGACATCGGCGACTTTCATCGCGTCAAGACTTCGAGCAGGGCAACTTGGTCTAAAGGCCATCGCGTAGTGACTCTCTGGGTGTTCCTTGGCGTCACGAACGGCAGCAAAAGACCGACGGCGCCACGAGCTCTGCGGGCGGCGCGACCTTCCGTTTCGAAGGTCGTCTCGACTTCTGCTCGGCCGTTGTCGACCGAGGGCACCCGCCGGACGGTGAGCCGTCCTCGCTCTTCGGTCAGAAGCCGCCCAGTGGATGCCATGGGAGCCCTACTCGTCAATGGCTGGTTGCGATGATGAAGGCGTTGATCTCGTCGATCAGCGAGCCGCGGAGCGTGAGCACGGCGAGGTGGTTCGGCACGAAGGTCCCGCTCGTGTCTCGGCTGTGACCCATGACCGCGAGCTGGCCGTTGGCGCGGGTGGGGGTCATCCGCCACGTCATCCGGCCGCTGAGCGGCAGTTTCTCGAGGCCGGTGACGACCGCGTCCCGGCCGCGGTACCACGTTGCGGTCGGCGGCATCGCGATCGTCGCGCTGTCGGTCAGCATCGCCGCGATCGCGTCGACATCGTTCCGCTCCCAAGCCCGGACGTAGCGGTCCACGATCGCTCGCAGCCGCTCGTCACCGAGCGATCGCAGTGTCGCCTGCTGACTGAGCTCGGGGATACGGTCCTCGACGGTGTGGTGGGCGCGCTGCAACATGCTGTACACCGACGCCGGGGTCGTCTCCAGCGCCGCGGCGACCTCCGCGCCGGAGAAGCCGAGCACGTCGCGCAAGATCAGCACCGCCCGTTGGCGGGCCGGTAGGTGCTGCAGCGCTGCGATGAACGCCAGCTCGATGCTCTCGCGCTGCTCGTACCGCGCCTCCGGGCCGGCCGGCCCGGCGTCGAGACCGAGCCGCTCGTCGGGGTAGGGCTCGATCCAGATCGATTCGACGAGCGGCTCGCCGAGCGGACGGTGCGGATCGGCCGGCGGACCGTAGCCGATCGGCAGCACGCGTCCGGGTCGGCGCTCGATCGCCCTCAGGCAGGCGTTGGTCGCGATCGTGTACAACCACGAACGAATCGAGCTTCGGCCCTGGAACGACGACAGACTCCGCCACGCCCGCAACAGCGTCTCCTGCACCGCGTCCTCGGCATCGTGGACCGAACCGAGCATCCGGTAACAGTGCGCGTGCAGCGCACGGCGGTGCGCCTCGACGAGCTCCGCGTAAGCGCTCTCGTTCCCCGCGACGGCGGCG
This window harbors:
- a CDS encoding MFS transporter, which codes for MSASSVGRGVRQPSSVRRVVVASLVGTSLEWYDFFIYGTAAALVFNQLFFPTFDPLVGTLLAFTTFAVGFVARPLGGIVFGHYGDKVGRKNVLVATLLLMGIATFLIGLMPTYATIGVWAPILLVLLRFLQGLGLGGEWGGAVLMTLESGDRSKRGLNASWPQVGVPIGLLLANGMLSLMAAVSSDEAFLAWGWRVPFLLSGVLVLVGLWIRLTIAESPAFEQVEAKQEKARAPIVDVLRSYPRQVLLAIGARVGVDVVFYLFVLFITTYIVTYLGLPQSYALNAVLIAATFQVVFIPLFGALSDRIGRRPVYLAGAIGAAAWTFAFFALLDTGSFALIVLAAVVALLLHAAMYGPQASFIAEMFPTQVRYSGASMGYQLAGVIGGALAPIIATALLSRYDTSLVVSLYAVVVLAITIMCVVIARETAKADLDAEDAAFHTRVRRTRPD
- a CDS encoding sigma-70 family RNA polymerase sigma factor, which translates into the protein MTESTLLDAAVAGNESAYAELVEAHRRALHAHCYRMLGSVHDAEDAVQETLLRAWRSLSSFQGRSSIRSWLYTIATNACLRAIERRPGRVLPIGYGPPADPHRPLGEPLVESIWIEPYPDERLGLDAGPAGPEARYEQRESIELAFIAALQHLPARQRAVLILRDVLGFSGAEVAAALETTPASVYSMLQRAHHTVEDRIPELSQQATLRSLGDERLRAIVDRYVRAWERNDVDAIAAMLTDSATIAMPPTATWYRGRDAVVTGLEKLPLSGRMTWRMTPTRANGQLAVMGHSRDTSGTFVPNHLAVLTLRGSLIDEINAFIIATSH